The Sediminitomix flava genome includes a window with the following:
- a CDS encoding cytochrome c3 family protein produces the protein MKNKLHLFLPFLFLYLGTSFFLLKCNTQKEHAEVQSHEEVFSEGYIGSKQCISCHQEETQKWQNSHHDLAMQKATPKYVRGDFNNVRWEQDSMQYLFYQNDSSFFVKITEEGKTTDYEVKYTFGWEPLQQYLIEFPNGKYQTLRATWDTELEKWFHQYPDSVIPSHDWLHWTGNAQNWNNMCAACHSTNLHKNFDEETDSYNTTFSEINVACEACHGPGEEHVKAMNAGEEYKDDVWSIRSQEAQISACGTCHARKTMITNDNNPHPEYLDYFFPVLLTKDNYHPDGQIDNEDYVLSSFLSSKMYAEHVRCTSCHDPHTTKLKFNGDMTKVCLQCHSPKYTLEEHHFHEMGSEGAECVNCHMDGKEYMGNDYRRDHSFRIPRPDQSVEYGTPNACNKCHTDKSPTWAKEAVEKNFGKERPYHFSDDLLPGSKLDEKSAPYLLKLIKDRTQNDIVRATALQYLYYVYEDKHADVFIKALEKEETPLVRQAAYLNILQLPISKDLPQMWEGLNDSTRAIRLASFRLLADQNVPQTYQSAYNTAKAEYEEMLYANADMVNGQVQKGEYHLRMGEPQKAIKAYRFSLKMDSLQVPVRINLAILLSQEGQTYDAIETLEPCQFIEKENPLPMYYLGLLYSELNDFGKASFYIEKAAELDQDNDSYMYNLIVIKMKGKELESAYRLYSEALQKWPNSQRINSLTPYFNQQ, from the coding sequence ATGAAAAATAAACTTCACTTATTTTTACCTTTTTTATTCCTTTATTTAGGAACCTCATTTTTTTTATTGAAATGTAATACTCAAAAAGAGCATGCAGAGGTACAATCTCATGAAGAAGTATTTTCCGAAGGCTACATAGGGAGTAAGCAGTGTATTTCATGCCACCAAGAAGAGACTCAAAAATGGCAAAACTCTCATCATGATTTAGCAATGCAAAAAGCAACACCTAAATACGTAAGAGGTGACTTTAATAATGTAAGATGGGAGCAAGACAGTATGCAGTACCTTTTTTACCAGAATGATTCTAGCTTTTTTGTGAAAATAACGGAAGAAGGAAAAACAACTGACTACGAAGTAAAATATACGTTTGGATGGGAGCCTCTACAGCAATATCTAATTGAATTCCCTAATGGAAAATATCAGACGCTAAGAGCAACTTGGGATACTGAACTTGAAAAGTGGTTTCATCAATACCCAGATTCAGTCATTCCGTCACACGATTGGTTACACTGGACTGGAAATGCTCAGAACTGGAATAACATGTGTGCGGCTTGCCATAGTACAAACTTGCATAAAAACTTTGATGAAGAAACAGATTCTTACAATACTACTTTTTCAGAAATAAATGTGGCTTGTGAGGCTTGTCATGGACCGGGAGAGGAACATGTAAAAGCTATGAATGCGGGAGAAGAGTATAAAGATGATGTTTGGAGTATTCGTTCTCAAGAAGCGCAAATCAGTGCTTGTGGAACTTGTCATGCTCGTAAAACCATGATCACAAATGACAATAATCCACACCCAGAATATTTAGACTATTTTTTCCCCGTATTACTGACGAAAGATAACTATCATCCTGATGGGCAGATTGACAATGAAGATTATGTGCTAAGCTCATTCCTCTCTAGTAAAATGTATGCGGAACATGTGAGATGTACAAGCTGTCATGATCCGCATACAACGAAGCTGAAGTTTAACGGAGATATGACAAAAGTGTGTTTACAATGTCATAGCCCTAAATATACCTTAGAAGAACACCATTTCCACGAGATGGGTAGTGAAGGTGCTGAATGTGTAAACTGTCACATGGACGGTAAGGAGTATATGGGAAATGATTATCGTAGAGACCATAGTTTCAGAATTCCGAGACCAGACCAAAGTGTAGAGTATGGAACTCCAAATGCTTGTAATAAATGTCATACCGATAAGTCACCTACCTGGGCTAAAGAAGCTGTTGAGAAGAACTTTGGGAAAGAAAGACCTTATCATTTTTCAGATGACCTTTTACCAGGAAGTAAATTGGATGAGAAGTCAGCTCCTTATTTATTAAAGCTGATTAAAGACCGTACACAAAATGATATTGTGAGAGCAACAGCATTACAATATTTATATTATGTGTATGAAGATAAACATGCAGATGTGTTCATTAAAGCTTTAGAAAAGGAAGAAACACCACTTGTGAGACAAGCAGCTTATCTAAATATTCTGCAACTTCCAATATCTAAGGATTTACCTCAAATGTGGGAAGGTTTGAATGATTCCACTCGAGCTATTCGATTGGCGAGTTTCAGACTGTTGGCAGATCAAAATGTTCCTCAAACTTATCAATCAGCTTATAATACAGCAAAAGCTGAGTATGAAGAAATGCTATATGCCAATGCCGATATGGTAAATGGACAAGTGCAAAAAGGGGAGTACCATTTAAGAATGGGAGAGCCGCAAAAAGCGATTAAAGCCTATCGTTTTTCATTAAAAATGGATAGCCTACAAGTGCCTGTTAGAATAAATCTTGCAATCCTTTTAAGTCAAGAAGGCCAGACTTATGATGCAATTGAAACTTTAGAGCCTTGTCAATTCATTGAAAAGGAAAATCCATTGCCAATGTATTATTTAGGCTTGCTTTATAGTGAGTTAAATGATTTTGGAAAAGCGAGTTTTTACATTGAAAAGGCAGCGGAGTTAGATCAAGATAATGACAGTTATATGTATAATCTGATTGTCATTAAAATGAAAGGAAAAGAGCTTGAATCTGCTTACAGATTATATAGCGAAGCACTCCAGAAATGGCCTAATTCTCAAAGAATTAATAGTCTAACACCTTATTTTAATCAGCAATAA
- a CDS encoding T9SS type A sorting domain-containing protein produces MNKLLPILFLIFWGLVQHANAQVNGNTWVGDLNLTSQMQLDGIAQTLKDLGVTTIDGNLNIQDGTQSEADPITSFAALELELVTGQLRITSNFVKEVTDLQITKVGRFQILNAIRLERFKLQGEIENRRLNIVQVPNLVSIDIPTELKESVEHFNLKFANIITELPQNLHLKSIEIVGVKITELPIFTGIGKMSLINITNTRIQNLKNKNSKSLPATEEIDLRFNPQLETLEGFPVSEDSVKAIIRRNPKLSLCCVLLDANLTDDSDINLNAEGCDNLQDVQESCRTEGECDYHQSPPIKEDNSQIIEENDSIKGQAFSYDLVEIEEHSLDKKTHLNDVISNIFSNVKTTQNFTSLTSSSFKIQKSEGSTALLLLNLSINGFHWKLETALNKISHDGNAFYVGKGKLILEENKSLSFDLDNITLVHQKEAKALNLKFDWKYQTQHGSEELHLKTEKEFEDYSATAIECAKMKGFYFWEIQNNNAFQSIEVINALGRKFQIGVGEKLSVYTKSSEINILKNDQIETHSHNYIHGNQNCTEQETISLHDFDWDHSLPILQAKHTTVTVYPNPNKGTFTLKNNFKFPIKVEIIAPDSKKVYQHKIEGESAEVLDLSHIKKGIYLIMSESEEGVNHQKIVIH; encoded by the coding sequence ATGAACAAACTACTACCAATACTTTTCCTCATATTTTGGGGCTTAGTCCAACATGCAAACGCACAAGTAAATGGAAATACTTGGGTTGGAGATCTCAACCTTACCTCACAAATGCAACTTGATGGAATTGCTCAAACCCTCAAAGACTTAGGTGTTACGACAATTGATGGAAATCTGAATATTCAAGATGGTACACAATCCGAGGCTGACCCAATCACATCATTTGCTGCTTTGGAACTTGAATTGGTCACTGGGCAACTAAGAATTACATCTAACTTTGTAAAAGAGGTCACTGATCTTCAAATCACGAAAGTCGGGCGTTTTCAAATTCTGAATGCGATAAGACTCGAAAGATTTAAGCTACAGGGGGAAATTGAAAATAGAAGGCTAAATATAGTCCAAGTCCCAAACTTAGTTTCGATTGATATTCCTACAGAATTGAAAGAAAGTGTTGAACACTTCAATCTCAAATTCGCTAACATCATCACTGAATTACCTCAAAATCTGCATCTCAAGTCAATTGAAATAGTCGGTGTAAAAATCACTGAACTACCAATTTTTACGGGAATAGGTAAAATGTCTCTGATTAATATTACGAATACAAGAATCCAAAATTTAAAAAATAAGAATAGTAAAAGTCTGCCAGCCACAGAAGAAATTGACCTCAGATTCAATCCTCAGCTAGAAACGCTGGAAGGTTTTCCTGTTTCTGAAGATTCTGTCAAAGCGATTATCCGACGAAACCCAAAACTATCTCTTTGCTGCGTTCTTCTTGATGCAAACTTGACCGATGACAGTGATATAAATTTGAATGCTGAAGGTTGTGATAACCTTCAAGATGTTCAAGAAAGCTGTCGTACAGAAGGTGAATGTGATTACCACCAAAGTCCACCAATTAAAGAGGATAACAGCCAAATTATTGAGGAAAATGATAGCATCAAAGGGCAAGCTTTCAGTTATGATCTAGTTGAAATTGAAGAGCATTCTTTGGATAAAAAAACTCATCTAAATGATGTCATCTCCAATATCTTTTCCAATGTCAAAACCACTCAGAATTTCACCTCACTAACTTCATCATCATTTAAAATTCAAAAATCTGAGGGTTCAACAGCACTTTTATTACTCAACCTTTCTATCAATGGATTTCATTGGAAATTGGAAACGGCATTAAATAAAATTTCACATGACGGAAACGCATTCTACGTAGGCAAAGGCAAGCTGATTCTAGAAGAAAATAAATCATTATCCTTCGATCTAGACAATATCACTCTTGTCCATCAAAAAGAAGCTAAAGCTTTGAATTTAAAATTCGATTGGAAATATCAAACTCAGCATGGGTCTGAAGAATTACATTTAAAAACCGAAAAAGAGTTTGAAGATTACTCCGCTACGGCTATCGAATGCGCAAAAATGAAAGGATTCTATTTTTGGGAGATTCAAAATAATAATGCATTCCAATCCATTGAAGTCATTAATGCTCTCGGACGGAAATTTCAGATTGGTGTAGGTGAGAAATTAAGTGTTTACACGAAATCATCAGAAATAAATATTCTGAAAAATGATCAAATAGAAACACACTCGCACAATTACATTCATGGAAATCAGAATTGTACAGAACAAGAAACAATTAGCTTACATGATTTTGATTGGGATCATTCGCTACCCATTCTTCAAGCAAAACATACAACCGTAACAGTCTACCCAAACCCAAATAAGGGGACTTTTACTCTAAAAAATAACTTCAAATTCCCGATCAAAGTTGAAATCATAGCTCCTGACTCTAAAAAAGTGTATCAGCATAAAATTGAAGGTGAAAGTGCCGAAGTCCTAGACCTCAGCCATATAAAAAAGGGAATTTATCTGATTATGTCTGAATCGGAAGAAGGAGTTAATCATCAAAAAATTGTAATTCACTAG
- a CDS encoding NAD-dependent epimerase/dehydratase family protein — protein MEASRKIIVIGGAGFIARAFIQEVSKTYTVISFDKKTPTKIFPEEHFTECDLGKKEDIEVIKDCIKKEVESLHGIVFLAAYYDFSNKPNPFYQDVYNGFCDLVDFHSETLPSTIKFIFSSSMASMLPTTPGIKQTEDSPRKGMWQYPYWKLEMEKYLEGKKLQHPFFSLVLAAVYSDNIEIVPLYHLVKNVSEKKIERFFYPSDTNRGLTYVHLDDVVKLLLKVIENDTFERGYHRFLIGEEEALTYHDIHSNSSKIFLNQKGVIIKIPKSLTLFGAKFLGFLSSLLNKRRFVQAWMIELSDEHYEFDISKVRNELGWQPERNIKEELPKLLQAAKDNYETWKTINEKRPW, from the coding sequence ATGGAAGCAAGTAGAAAAATAATTGTGATTGGTGGAGCTGGATTCATTGCCCGAGCGTTCATTCAAGAAGTAAGTAAAACTTACACAGTCATTTCTTTTGATAAGAAAACTCCTACTAAAATCTTTCCTGAAGAGCACTTTACAGAATGTGATTTAGGTAAAAAAGAAGATATTGAAGTCATTAAAGACTGTATTAAAAAAGAAGTTGAATCACTTCACGGCATTGTATTTTTAGCCGCTTATTATGACTTTTCCAATAAGCCGAACCCATTTTACCAAGATGTTTACAATGGATTTTGTGACTTGGTAGATTTTCATTCAGAAACTCTTCCGAGTACAATTAAATTTATTTTTTCTTCCTCAATGGCATCAATGCTTCCAACAACTCCTGGTATCAAACAAACGGAAGATAGTCCAAGAAAAGGCATGTGGCAATACCCTTATTGGAAGCTTGAAATGGAAAAATATTTAGAAGGTAAAAAACTTCAACATCCATTTTTTTCTTTGGTCTTAGCGGCTGTTTATTCTGACAACATTGAAATTGTACCTTTATACCATTTGGTTAAAAATGTAAGTGAAAAGAAAATAGAACGATTCTTCTATCCTTCTGACACAAATAGAGGACTCACTTACGTACACCTAGATGATGTAGTAAAACTCCTATTAAAAGTAATAGAGAATGATACTTTTGAAAGGGGCTATCACAGGTTTTTAATCGGAGAAGAAGAAGCGCTGACTTATCATGATATTCATTCTAATAGTTCAAAAATATTTCTCAATCAGAAAGGTGTCATCATAAAAATCCCAAAGTCTCTCACTCTTTTTGGAGCTAAATTCTTAGGCTTTCTTTCCTCTTTATTAAACAAAAGACGATTTGTACAAGCTTGGATGATCGAGCTTTCAGACGAACATTATGAATTTGATATTTCAAAAGTGAGAAATGAACTTGGTTGGCAACCCGAGCGAAATATAAAAGAGGAACTACCTAAACTTCTTCAAGCTGCAAAAGATAACTATGAGACTTGGAAAACTATTAATGAAAAACGCCCTTGGTAA
- a CDS encoding SDR family NAD(P)-dependent oxidoreductase → MSLNEIRGDGKIMVITGASKGIGKQISIDFIERGFKVFGIARSEEKLNETAQRLNPISRGEFIPMPYDIGNETQIETLIEKLYSKIPKIDVLILCAGIAHSRIFEDLSLKDIQIELKVNYTSHIFLIQKLEELLKKSSSPRIIAIGSLTSELPFPTNASYSASKAALFQFLRSWRMENPFFEDKVKIILPGFVKTHIASEYDMHKYMPQESTKEVSHACLKALQSHKSVLFPSWTTACAYRLGRFSLSLSEWLIKLGSKYFVINKKYPPKS, encoded by the coding sequence ATGAGTCTGAACGAGATCAGAGGAGATGGTAAAATAATGGTCATTACGGGGGCATCGAAAGGAATTGGAAAGCAGATCAGTATTGACTTCATCGAAAGAGGATTTAAAGTTTTCGGCATTGCCCGAAGTGAAGAGAAGCTAAATGAGACAGCTCAACGTTTAAATCCTATTTCAAGAGGTGAATTTATTCCTATGCCTTATGATATTGGCAATGAAACCCAAATTGAGACACTCATTGAAAAATTATATTCCAAGATTCCCAAAATCGATGTACTCATACTCTGTGCGGGAATTGCACACTCTCGAATTTTTGAAGATTTGAGCTTAAAAGACATTCAGATAGAATTAAAAGTCAATTACACCTCCCATATTTTCTTGATACAAAAACTAGAAGAATTACTGAAAAAGTCATCCTCTCCTAGGATTATAGCAATCGGTTCGCTCACTAGTGAATTACCATTTCCTACCAATGCAAGTTATTCTGCTTCAAAAGCTGCTCTTTTCCAATTTCTTCGATCTTGGAGAATGGAAAACCCATTTTTTGAAGACAAAGTGAAGATCATTTTACCAGGCTTTGTGAAAACTCATATTGCTTCAGAATATGACATGCATAAATATATGCCTCAAGAATCGACGAAAGAAGTTAGTCATGCTTGTCTAAAAGCACTTCAATCTCATAAATCAGTCCTTTTTCCATCTTGGACAACAGCCTGTGCTTATCGGCTAGGACGTTTTTCTTTGAGTCTGAGTGAATGGTTAATTAAACTAGGAAGTAAATACTTTGTGATCAATAAAAAATATCCACCAAAATCATAA
- a CDS encoding DUF4174 domain-containing protein, translating into MSQSLENHQWKDRLVILCTQDSSNSIFQKQLNLLKKNKEELNDRKIVIYQVFPDQYAQGLEALKWNSETTFSDQFNPDNSDFKFILIGLDGGIKLERATLVTTAELFSLIDQMPMRKAELEKRTRE; encoded by the coding sequence ATGTCCCAATCACTAGAAAATCACCAGTGGAAAGATCGACTGGTGATTCTTTGTACACAAGATTCTTCCAATTCTATCTTCCAAAAGCAACTCAACTTACTCAAGAAAAATAAAGAAGAACTTAACGATCGAAAAATTGTAATTTATCAAGTTTTTCCAGATCAGTATGCTCAAGGTCTAGAAGCACTGAAATGGAATTCTGAAACAACTTTTTCAGATCAGTTTAACCCTGATAATTCCGATTTCAAGTTTATTCTTATTGGTCTTGACGGAGGAATAAAATTAGAAAGAGCAACTCTTGTAACAACTGCTGAACTATTCTCTTTGATCGATCAAATGCCCATGCGAAAAGCAGAATTAGAAAAAAGGACAAGAGAGTAA
- a CDS encoding HugZ family pyridoxamine 5'-phosphate oxidase, whose amino-acid sequence MKELSQEELQNYSKQAKTLVDGHKSIYISSLTADLFPDISYAPFVKDEKGVFYIFVSELSNHTKNLLGQKKASVFFAQNEAESKNIFARERMTYACEVDEVEKGTDEFNTLLDQMTEVHGNTVSVLRGLNDFHLIALKPFNGQYVVGFGKAFTVDVTTGELSHIVIDKK is encoded by the coding sequence ATGAAAGAATTAAGCCAAGAAGAACTTCAGAACTACAGCAAACAAGCAAAGACATTGGTTGATGGCCACAAGAGTATTTATATTTCTAGTCTGACTGCTGATTTATTCCCTGACATCAGTTACGCTCCTTTCGTAAAAGATGAAAAAGGTGTGTTCTATATTTTTGTCAGTGAACTATCGAATCACACAAAAAACCTTCTCGGTCAAAAGAAAGCTTCGGTGTTTTTTGCTCAAAATGAAGCTGAAAGCAAAAATATCTTCGCAAGAGAACGTATGACTTATGCTTGTGAAGTCGATGAAGTTGAAAAAGGTACAGATGAATTTAATACACTTTTAGATCAGATGACTGAAGTTCATGGAAATACGGTAAGTGTTCTCAGAGGCTTGAACGATTTTCATTTAATTGCACTAAAACCATTCAATGGACAATATGTCGTAGGTTTTGGAAAAGCATTTACGGTTGATGTAACAACTGGAGAGCTTTCACATATTGTTATTGACAAGAAATAA
- a CDS encoding DUF4249 family protein, with protein sequence MKKYINILSSIALFSTLTACEDIVDISVEAGDQQLVVESFINTNFEEQTVKLTYSKPFFSTDDFEVEANASVFITELETGRKLEFTDEDQDGLYTWTPATEADTLVTRLRPEGELIDRGNDYENQYQLEIDLPNGWSFESFTSIERVPKIDSIQFVTREINVANPIEQIVASFWAKDLVGVGDTYWIKAYKNGVYLNKPDEAVFAYDAAFSNFSPDQNNSTDGNTFIVPIRESINPDGSIDPEEDESEEPIPNYEVGDSVYVEIHSITETTFEYMNQALSQMENGGLFARPVENVFSNIRPKNEASQGKVVGIFCGSTISGLGRKIDTTPPIEED encoded by the coding sequence ATGAAAAAATATATAAATATACTGAGTTCTATCGCTCTATTCTCTACGCTTACTGCCTGTGAAGATATTGTAGATATCAGTGTAGAAGCAGGTGATCAACAATTGGTAGTTGAGTCTTTCATTAATACCAATTTTGAAGAACAAACAGTTAAGCTTACTTATTCAAAACCATTCTTTTCTACAGATGATTTTGAAGTGGAAGCTAATGCTTCTGTCTTTATCACAGAACTAGAAACTGGTAGAAAATTAGAATTTACAGATGAAGATCAAGATGGCTTATACACTTGGACTCCAGCTACTGAAGCAGATACGCTTGTTACAAGATTACGACCTGAAGGTGAATTAATTGATAGAGGAAATGATTATGAAAATCAATATCAGTTAGAAATTGACTTACCAAATGGATGGAGTTTTGAATCTTTCACTTCTATTGAACGTGTCCCAAAGATTGATTCAATCCAATTCGTAACTAGAGAGATAAATGTTGCAAATCCGATCGAACAAATCGTAGCTTCTTTTTGGGCAAAAGATCTTGTAGGAGTTGGAGATACTTATTGGATTAAAGCATATAAAAATGGTGTTTATCTAAACAAACCAGACGAAGCTGTTTTCGCTTACGATGCTGCTTTTTCTAATTTTTCACCAGATCAAAATAATAGTACAGATGGAAATACTTTCATTGTCCCTATTAGAGAAAGTATAAATCCAGATGGTTCAATTGACCCTGAAGAAGATGAATCTGAAGAACCAATTCCGAATTATGAAGTTGGTGATTCTGTTTATGTTGAAATTCATTCAATTACTGAAACGACATTTGAATACATGAATCAAGCACTCAGTCAGATGGAAAACGGAGGTCTTTTTGCTCGCCCTGTTGAAAATGTTTTTTCAAATATTCGTCCCAAAAATGAAGCTTCGCAAGGGAAAGTTGTAGGTATTTTCTGTGGTTCTACAATTAGTGGTTTGGGAAGAAAAATCGATACAACTCCACCAATTGAAGAGGATTAA
- a CDS encoding TonB-dependent receptor — MRKLRYLILILFTISATNIVCAQSKITLKGEVKNKLNDEPLFGATIYVKELKSGTTTDLNGAFNMSIPTGDYTFVISYVGFLDLEKQLNVTQSMSGITFQLEESGQKLDEITVTGEREDINVSGMQMGTQKLDVKVVEKLPALLGEVDIIKSLQLLPGVSSVGEGSSGFNVRGGGVGENLVLMDKTPIFNSSHLFGFFSIFNPDAVENVQLIKGGIPSNYGGRLSSVLDVKMQEADTEKWKVNGGLGLIFSRLSVEAPIVEDKLSVLVAGRRSYIDVLSQPFLNDDLAGSIFYFYDLSGKLRWKVGEKDNISFTAYTGRDVFAAESLFRNNWGNNTATLQWNHLFNMNWTLNTTAFVSKYDYTLGFGVGDDKFDWDSDITTYNTSVDLNYAPSSRSSWTFGASSNLYKFTPADVQATSDGDVAEFSIPNMQALESAIYFSHEWKITDNIGIQYGLRLPVFMYLGEATTFDYNESEKGAGWAKDIDFSSAQTYDDWEIIKSYVTPEPRLSVKFGLNKESSIKASYNRMHQYIHLISNTTASTPLDIWWPTTDKIKPQQADQYSIGYFRNFKDNTYEASVETYYKDMPQLVDYVNGAQLLLNPFLEGELIDGKGRAYGLELYFKKKKGRFQGWLSYTLSRTERLAQGINNNEWYAARFDQPHNLKIVTFYDFNKQWSISSSFTYLSGTPATFATNTYEIGDWLIPHNPSERRNNFRIPAYHRLDAAITYKPKKNENRKYQSNWVFSIYNLYGNKNPFSIYFEQAVGRPTIDQPQYNQAVQTSIIGTIVPSVSYNFKF; from the coding sequence ATGCGAAAGTTACGCTACCTCATTTTAATCTTATTTACTATTTCCGCTACAAACATAGTTTGTGCACAAAGTAAAATCACTCTTAAGGGTGAAGTCAAGAATAAGCTAAATGATGAGCCCTTATTTGGGGCGACCATCTATGTAAAAGAACTAAAGTCTGGAACGACAACAGACCTTAATGGTGCTTTTAATATGAGCATCCCAACAGGAGACTACACTTTTGTCATATCCTATGTGGGCTTTCTTGACCTAGAAAAACAGCTAAATGTCACACAATCCATGTCTGGAATCACTTTCCAATTGGAAGAAAGTGGACAAAAACTCGATGAAATCACAGTAACAGGCGAACGAGAAGACATCAATGTAAGTGGTATGCAAATGGGTACTCAAAAACTAGATGTAAAGGTTGTTGAGAAGCTCCCTGCTCTACTTGGTGAAGTTGATATCATCAAAAGTCTTCAATTACTACCTGGAGTAAGTTCAGTAGGCGAAGGCTCTTCCGGCTTCAATGTACGTGGTGGAGGTGTTGGTGAAAACCTTGTCTTAATGGACAAAACACCTATTTTCAATTCATCTCACCTTTTTGGATTCTTCTCTATTTTCAATCCTGACGCGGTAGAAAATGTACAACTAATTAAAGGTGGTATTCCATCAAATTATGGAGGAAGACTTTCTTCTGTTTTGGACGTAAAAATGCAAGAAGCCGATACTGAAAAGTGGAAAGTGAACGGAGGACTTGGTCTTATTTTTAGTAGACTTTCTGTAGAAGCCCCAATTGTTGAAGACAAACTTTCTGTTCTTGTGGCTGGAAGAAGATCATACATCGATGTGTTGTCTCAACCATTTCTAAATGATGACTTGGCTGGTTCAATTTTTTACTTTTATGACCTCTCTGGAAAACTGAGATGGAAAGTTGGCGAGAAAGATAATATTTCATTTACAGCCTATACAGGACGTGATGTCTTTGCAGCCGAAAGTCTTTTCAGAAATAATTGGGGAAATAATACGGCTACACTTCAGTGGAATCACCTGTTCAATATGAATTGGACATTGAACACAACTGCATTTGTCAGTAAATATGATTACACACTTGGTTTTGGTGTTGGGGATGACAAGTTTGATTGGGACTCTGATATTACAACCTACAACACTTCTGTAGATTTGAATTACGCTCCTTCAAGCAGAAGTTCATGGACTTTTGGAGCATCGAGCAATCTTTATAAATTCACACCTGCAGATGTACAAGCAACCTCAGATGGAGATGTTGCAGAGTTCAGCATTCCTAATATGCAAGCACTAGAAAGTGCCATTTATTTCAGTCACGAATGGAAAATCACAGACAATATTGGAATCCAATACGGACTGAGATTACCTGTTTTCATGTATCTAGGGGAAGCGACTACATTTGATTACAATGAGTCTGAAAAAGGAGCTGGTTGGGCTAAAGACATTGATTTTAGTTCTGCTCAAACTTACGATGATTGGGAAATCATAAAATCTTATGTTACTCCAGAACCTCGTCTATCAGTAAAATTTGGGTTGAACAAAGAATCTTCAATCAAAGCGAGTTACAACAGAATGCACCAATACATCCACCTCATCTCTAATACTACAGCTTCTACGCCTTTAGATATTTGGTGGCCAACAACAGATAAAATCAAACCACAACAAGCTGATCAATATTCAATTGGGTATTTCAGAAACTTCAAAGACAATACATACGAAGCTTCTGTTGAAACCTACTATAAAGATATGCCTCAGTTAGTTGATTATGTAAATGGCGCACAACTTCTACTAAATCCTTTCTTGGAAGGAGAATTGATTGATGGAAAAGGTCGTGCCTATGGACTTGAATTGTATTTCAAAAAGAAAAAAGGACGTTTCCAAGGTTGGTTGAGCTATACTTTATCTAGAACAGAACGACTTGCTCAAGGGATCAATAATAACGAATGGTATGCTGCTCGTTTTGATCAACCTCATAACTTGAAAATTGTAACATTCTACGATTTCAATAAGCAGTGGAGTATTTCTTCAAGCTTCACTTACCTATCGGGTACGCCAGCTACTTTTGCGACAAATACCTATGAAATTGGAGATTGGTTAATTCCTCACAATCCTTCTGAACGACGAAATAACTTTAGAATACCTGCTTACCACAGACTGGATGCCGCTATTACTTACAAGCCTAAAAAGAATGAAAATAGAAAATATCAATCAAATTGGGTCTTCTCTATTTACAACTTGTATGGTAACAAAAATCCATTCTCTATTTATTTCGAACAAGCAGTTGGTAGACCTACCATAGATCAGCCACAGTACAATCAAGCTGTTCAGACTTCTATTATTGGTACAATCGTCCCTTCTGTTTCATACAATTTCAAATTCTAA